The proteins below are encoded in one region of Pleuronectes platessa chromosome 12, fPlePla1.1, whole genome shotgun sequence:
- the LOC128453694 gene encoding transmembrane protein 121, translated as MVPPPPTNKPHVCLSTILIMSSMALIDAYLVEQNHGPRKIGICIMVMVGDICFLIVLRYVAVWVGAEVRTSKRGYAMILWFLYIFVLEIKVYFVYQNYKADRKSLDALARKALTLLLSICIPVLFVVLVAIDHMEYVRAFKKREEIRNRLFWVVVDLLDVLDIQANLWEPQKKGLPLWAEGLMFFYCYILLLVLPCVSLSEISMQGINIVPHKMLLYPILSLVTINVITLFIRGGNMILYRDARVSGILMGKNVLAIIIKTCSFVQYRRQLQSAPPAFGVELQKNSVAHARPAPTPPQVVMQDQTPLPEVTSCEHT; from the coding sequence ATGGTACCCCCACCTCCCACCAACAAGCCCCACGTGTGCCTCTCCACCATTCTGATCATGAGCAGCATGGCGCTGATTGACGCCTACCTGGTGGAGCAGAACCACGGACCACGCAAGATTGGCATATGCATCATGGTGATGGTGGGAGACATCTGCTTCCTCATCGTGCTGCGTTATGTAGCGGTGTGGGTGGGTGCTGAGGTGCGCACGTCCAAGCGAGGCTACGCCATGATCCTGTGGTTCCTTTACATCTTCGTGCTGGAGATCAAGGTCTACTTTGTGTATCAAAACTACAAGGCGGACAGGAAGAGCTTGGACGCCCTCGCGAGGAAGGCGCTGACACTTCTGCTGTCCATCTGCATTCCGGTGCTgttcgtggtgctggtggctaTCGACCACATGGAGTACGTGCGCGCCTTCAAGAAGCGCGAGGAGATCCGCAACCGTCTCTTCTGGGTGGTGGTGGACTTGCTGGACGTACTGGACATCCAGGCCAACCTGTGGGAGCCTCAGAAAAAGGGGCTCCCTCTGTGGGCGGAGGGCCTGATGTTCTTCTACTGCTACATCCTCCTGCTCGTGCTGCCCTGCGTGTCCTTGAGCGAGATCAGCATGCAGGGCATCAACATCGTGCCCCACAAGATGCTCCTGTACCCCATCCTCAGCTTGGTGACCATCAACGTCATCACGCTCTTCATCCGCGGGGGGAACATGATCCTGTACCGGGACGCCAGGGTGTCGGGGATCCTGATGGGGAAGAACGTCCTGGCCATCATCATAAAGACCTGCAGCTTTGTGCAGTACAGGAGACAGTTGCAGAGCGCTCCTCCCGCCTTCGGGGTCGAGCTGCAGAAAAACTCGGTGGCCCACGCTCGccccgcccccaccccccctcaagTGGTCATGCAGGACCAGACACCCCTCCCCGAGGTGACGTCGTGCGAACACACATGA
- the LOC128453456 gene encoding tripartite motif-containing protein 16: protein MAQPENQLDRKRFCCSICLDLLKDPVTTGCGHSYCMSCINTHWDKEEEGGSYSCPQCEQTFTPRPVLGENTMLADLVEELKKTGLQAAPADHCYAGPEDVACDVCTGRKLKALKSCLVCLASYCEQHLQPHLQSAPLKKHKLVEPSEKLQENFCSRHDEVMKMFCRTDQQCICYLCSVEEHKDHDTVSAAAERTERQVELGLRRQTIQQRVQDTEKDVKLLQQEEEAVNGSADKAVEDSEEIFTELIRVLEKRSSDVKQQIRSQQESEVSRVRELQERLEQEITELKRKDHELKQLSDTEDHNQFLHNYPSLSPLSESTHSSSNRIRPLRNFEDVIAAVSQVRGRLQDILSETETEILQIVSQVDVLLPQPEPETRADFLRYSQEITLDPNTAHKHLLLSEGNRKVTGTSKEQSYSDQPDRFTDRCQVLSRESLTGRCYWEVKVETRGGVDVAVTYNNIRRAGDECEFGYNDKSWSLYCDGNRYIFHYNSIYTPVSDPLSSRVGVYLDHSEGVLSFYSVSDTMTLLRRVQTTFTQPLYAGVSVGCYYESTAEFCKLK, encoded by the coding sequence atggcgcagcCAGAAAATCAACTGGACAGAAAAAGATTCTGCtgttcgatctgtctggatctactgaaggatccggtgactactggctgtggacacagctactgtatgagctgtattaacacccactgggacaaagaggaggagggaggaagctacagctgccctcagtgtgaacagaccttcacaccgaggcctgtcctggggGAAAACACAATGTTGGCGGATTTAGTGGAGGaactgaagaagactggactccaagctgctcctgctgatcactgctatgctggacctgaagatgtggcctgtgatgtctgcactgggagaaaactgaaagctctcaagtcctgtttggtttgtttggcctcttattgtgaacaacacctccagcctcatcttcagtcagctccattgaagaagcacaagctggtggagccctcggagaaactccaggagaacttctgctctcgtcacgacgaggtgatgaagatgttctgccgcactgatcagcagtgtatctgttatctctgctctgtggaggaacataaagaccacgacacagtgtcagctgcagcagaaaggactgagaggcaggTCGAGCTCggactgaggagacaaacaatccagcagagagtccaggacacagagaaagacgtgaagcttcttcaacaggaggaggaggcggtcaatggctctgctgataaagcagtggaggacagtgaggagatcttcactgagctgatccgtgtgctggagaaaagaagctctgatgtgaagcagcagatcagatcccagcaggaaagtgaagtgagtcgagtcagagagcttcaggagagactggagcaggagatcactgagctgaagaggaaagaccatgaactgaagcagctctcagacacagaggatcacaaccagtttctacacaactacccctcactgtcaccactgagtgaatctacacactcatccagcaacaggatccgtcctctgaggaactttgaggacgtgatagcagctgtgtcccaggtcagaggtcgactacaggacattctgagtgagacagagacagagattttacagattgtgtctcaagtggatgttttactgccacaaccagagccagagaccagagctgacttcttaagatattcacaggaaatcacactggatccaaacacagcacacaaacatctgttattatctgagggaaacagaaaagtaacaggAACGAGTAAAGAACAGTCTTATTCTGATCAaccagacagattcactgataggtgtcaggtcctgagtagagagagtctgactggacgttgttactgggaggtcaAGGTGGAGACGAGAGGGGGAGTTGatgtagcagtcacatacaatAATATCAGAAGAGCAGGAGATGAATGTGAATTTGGAtacaatgataaatcttggtcattatATTGTGATGGAAACAGATATATCTTTCATTACAACAGCATCTACACTCCAGTGTCAGATCctctgtcctccagagtaggagtgtacctggatcacagtgaaggggttctgtccttctacagcgtctctgacaccatgactctcctccgcagagtccagaccacattcactcagcctctctatgctggagttagtGTTGGTTGTTATTATGAatccacagctgagttctgtaaactcaaatag